The following coding sequences are from one Bufo bufo chromosome 2, aBufBuf1.1, whole genome shotgun sequence window:
- the CXXC4 gene encoding CXXC-type zinc finger protein 4 isoform X3, whose product MSNMNTNVCVENGQNPEAAVLPKDNLVEGALNSLMDYNSEMERYRSFATFYKTNGAFPQAAKIARITTPIFPSARIGMSPWNCDNAMLWGRKSAAINPNRTSMHRNDSQRLGKPGGAPESLQMANNNFLSTLSPEHCRPLAGECMNKLKCGAAEAEIMNLPDRVGTFSAIPALGGISLPPGVIVMTALHSPAAASAAVTDSAFQIANLADCPQNNSSGAGGNPAKKKRKRCGVCVPCKRLINCGVCSSCRNRKTGHQICKFRKCEELKKKPGTSLENNRQLL is encoded by the coding sequence ATGTCCAATATGAACACTAATGTCTGCGTGGAGAATGGACAGAACCCCGAGGCTGCCGTGCTCCCCAAGGATAACCTGGTGGAGGGGGCTTTGAACAGCCTCATGGATTACAATTCGGAAATGGAGAGGTATAGGTCCTTTGCTACCTTTTACAAAACCAACGGTGCGTTCCCTCAGGCTGCTAAGATTGCCAGGATCACCACTCCTATCTTCCCCAGTGCCCGGATTGGCATGTCTCCTTGGAACTGTGATAATGCAATGCTTTGGGGAAGGAAATCAGCAGCTATCAACCCTAATAGGACCAGCATGCACAGAAACGACTCCCAAAGGCTGGGGAAGCCTGGCGGAGCGCCAGAGTCGTTGCAAATGGCAAATAATAATTTCCTTTCCACCTTATCCCCTGAACACTGCAGACCTTTGGCAGGGGAATGCATGAACAAGCTCAAATGCGGCGCCGCTGAAGCAGAGATAATGAATCTCCCTGATCGCGTTGGAACTTTTTCCGCTATTCCGGCTCTAGGGGGCATCTCATTACCTCCAGGGGTCATCGTCATGACAGCCCTTCACTCCCCCGCAGCAGCCTCGGCAGCCGTCACAGACAGTGCGTTTCAAATTGCCAATCTGGCAGACTGCCCGCAGAATAATTCTTCGGGAGCCGGCGGGAACCCTGCCAAGAAGAAGAGGAAAAGGTGTGGGGTCTGTGTGCCCTGCAAGAGGCTCATCAACTGTGGAGTCTGCAGCAGTTGCAGGAACCGCAAAACAGGACACCAGATCTGCAAATTTAGGAAATGTGAAGAGCTTAAGAAAAAACCTGGCACTtcactagag
- the CXXC4 gene encoding CXXC-type zinc finger protein 4 isoform X2 — translation MSNMNTNVCVENGQNPEAAVLPKDNLVEGALNSLMDYNSEMERYRSFATFYKTNGAFPQAAKIARITTPIFPSARIGMSPWNCDNAMLWGRKSAAINPNRTSMHRNDSQRLGKPGGAPESLQMANNNFLSTLSPEHCRPLAGECMNKLKCGAAEAEIMNLPDRVGTFSAIPALGGISLPPGVIVMTALHSPAAASAAVTDSAFQIANLADCPQNNSSGAGGNPAKKKRKRCGVCVPCKRLINCGVCSSCRNRKTGHQICKFRKCEELKKKPGTSLERTPVPSAEAFRWFF, via the coding sequence ATGTCCAATATGAACACTAATGTCTGCGTGGAGAATGGACAGAACCCCGAGGCTGCCGTGCTCCCCAAGGATAACCTGGTGGAGGGGGCTTTGAACAGCCTCATGGATTACAATTCGGAAATGGAGAGGTATAGGTCCTTTGCTACCTTTTACAAAACCAACGGTGCGTTCCCTCAGGCTGCTAAGATTGCCAGGATCACCACTCCTATCTTCCCCAGTGCCCGGATTGGCATGTCTCCTTGGAACTGTGATAATGCAATGCTTTGGGGAAGGAAATCAGCAGCTATCAACCCTAATAGGACCAGCATGCACAGAAACGACTCCCAAAGGCTGGGGAAGCCTGGCGGAGCGCCAGAGTCGTTGCAAATGGCAAATAATAATTTCCTTTCCACCTTATCCCCTGAACACTGCAGACCTTTGGCAGGGGAATGCATGAACAAGCTCAAATGCGGCGCCGCTGAAGCAGAGATAATGAATCTCCCTGATCGCGTTGGAACTTTTTCCGCTATTCCGGCTCTAGGGGGCATCTCATTACCTCCAGGGGTCATCGTCATGACAGCCCTTCACTCCCCCGCAGCAGCCTCGGCAGCCGTCACAGACAGTGCGTTTCAAATTGCCAATCTGGCAGACTGCCCGCAGAATAATTCTTCGGGAGCCGGCGGGAACCCTGCCAAGAAGAAGAGGAAAAGGTGTGGGGTCTGTGTGCCCTGCAAGAGGCTCATCAACTGTGGAGTCTGCAGCAGTTGCAGGAACCGCAAAACAGGACACCAGATCTGCAAATTTAGGAAATGTGAAGAGCTTAAGAAAAAACCTGGCACTtcactagag